The Thalassotalea nanhaiensis genome has a window encoding:
- a CDS encoding CTP synthase codes for MTTRYIFVTGGVVSSLGKGIAAASMAAILEARGLKVTMLKLDPYINVDPGTMSPIQHGEVFVTEDGAETDLDLGHYERFIRTKMTKKNNFTTGRIYQGILARERRGEFLGATIQVIPHITNDIKRRVIEGAEGYDVAMVEIGGTVGDIESQPFLEAIRQLGVELGRERAMYMHLTLVPYLAASGEIKTKPTQHSVKELRSIGIFPDILVCRSERPIPANERAKIALFTNVEERAVVSMRDVNSIYKIPAMLKAQGIDEIVCKRFGIEAPEADLHEWEQVLFQEANPKGEVTIGMVGKYIELPDAYKSVNEALKHAGLKNQLTVNIKYIDSQSVEAKGAEALEGVDALLVPGGFGERGVEGKIQTAQYARENNIPYFGICLGMQVALIEYARNVAKLTDAHSTEFDSNTEHPVVGLIEEWLDEDGQVEMRDSNSDLGGTMRLGSQQCHLIAGTKAASIYGDTSVFERHRHRYEVNNNFREKLVDAGLVFSGLSADKKLVEMIEIPDHIWFVAGQFHPEFNSTPRDGHPLFESFIAASFEHQKLQEK; via the coding sequence ATGACAACAAGATATATTTTTGTAACTGGTGGGGTTGTATCATCCCTTGGTAAAGGTATTGCTGCTGCTTCAATGGCTGCTATTTTAGAAGCTCGTGGTTTAAAAGTAACCATGCTAAAACTTGATCCGTATATTAACGTTGATCCTGGTACTATGAGTCCTATTCAGCATGGTGAAGTATTTGTTACTGAAGACGGTGCTGAAACCGATTTAGATCTTGGTCACTACGAACGCTTTATTCGTACCAAAATGACCAAGAAAAATAACTTTACCACTGGTAGAATTTATCAAGGTATCTTAGCGCGTGAGCGTAGAGGCGAATTCCTTGGCGCAACAATTCAAGTTATCCCACATATTACTAACGATATTAAACGTCGAGTCATTGAAGGTGCTGAAGGCTACGATGTTGCTATGGTTGAAATTGGTGGTACGGTTGGTGATATTGAATCACAACCATTCCTAGAAGCAATTCGTCAACTTGGCGTAGAGCTTGGTCGTGAACGTGCAATGTATATGCACCTAACGTTAGTACCTTACCTTGCAGCCTCGGGTGAAATAAAAACTAAGCCTACCCAACACTCAGTGAAAGAGTTGCGTTCAATTGGTATTTTCCCTGACATTCTAGTTTGTCGTAGTGAACGTCCTATTCCTGCAAATGAGCGTGCGAAAATAGCCTTGTTCACCAACGTAGAAGAAAGAGCTGTTGTATCAATGCGTGATGTGAACAGTATCTATAAAATTCCAGCAATGCTAAAAGCACAAGGTATTGATGAAATCGTTTGTAAACGTTTTGGTATCGAAGCACCAGAAGCTGACTTGCATGAGTGGGAACAAGTATTGTTCCAGGAAGCTAACCCTAAGGGCGAAGTAACCATTGGTATGGTTGGTAAGTACATTGAATTACCAGATGCTTATAAATCAGTTAACGAAGCGCTAAAACATGCCGGCCTTAAAAATCAGTTAACAGTAAATATTAAATACATTGATTCACAAAGTGTTGAAGCAAAAGGCGCCGAAGCTTTGGAAGGTGTTGACGCATTACTTGTTCCAGGTGGATTTGGTGAGCGCGGCGTTGAAGGTAAAATTCAGACCGCACAATATGCCCGTGAAAACAATATTCCATATTTTGGCATTTGTTTAGGTATGCAAGTCGCGTTAATTGAGTATGCTCGTAACGTTGCTAAATTAACTGATGCTCACTCAACTGAATTTGATTCAAACACTGAACACCCAGTAGTTGGTTTAATTGAAGAGTGGTTAGATGAAGATGGTCAGGTTGAAATGCGTGACAGTAATTCTGACCTTGGCGGCACTATGCGTTTAGGTTCACAACAATGTCATCTTATTGCTGGTACGAAAGCTGCGAGCATCTATGGCGACACTAGTGTATTTGAGCGTCATCGTCATCGTTATGAAGTGAACAATAACTTCCGCGAAAAATTAGTTGATGCAGGTTTAGTTTTCTCAGGCTTGTCGGCAGATAAAAAACTAGTTGAAATGATTGAAATACCAGATCACATTTGGTTTGTTGCTGGTCAGTTCCATCCTGAGTTTAATTCAACTCCTCGCGATGGACATCCATTATTTGAAAGCTTTATTGCGGCTTCATTTGAGCACCAAAAACTGCAAGAGAAATAA
- the eno gene encoding phosphopyruvate hydratase: MSEIVKIIAREIMDSRGNPTVEVDVRLASGAFGRACAPSGASTGSREALELRDGDKARYLGKGVLKAVAAVNNEIASALTGKSALAQNEIDQLMIDLDGTENKETFGANAILAVSLAVAKAAAVDKGVELYEHIADLNGTPGVYSLPVPMMNIINGGEHADNNVDIQEFMIQPVGAANFSEALRMGAEVFHALKKVLSSKGLNTAVGDEGGFAPDLASNADALAVIKEAVAAAGYVLDKDITLAMDCAASEFYDADNNIYDLKGEGKQFTSNQFSDFLAELCKEYPIVSIEDGLDESDWDGFKYQTDLIGDKVQIVGDDLFVTNTKILKRGIDNGIANSILIKFNQIGSLTETLNAIKMAKEAGYTAVISHRSGETEDATIADLAVGTAAGQIKTGSLCRSDRVSKYNQLLRIEEFLGDKAIYNGRSEIKGQ, translated from the coding sequence ATGTCTGAAATCGTAAAAATCATCGCTCGTGAGATCATGGATTCACGTGGTAACCCAACAGTAGAAGTTGATGTGCGTTTAGCATCAGGTGCTTTTGGCCGTGCATGTGCTCCTTCTGGTGCATCAACTGGTTCTCGTGAAGCACTAGAGTTGCGTGATGGTGATAAAGCTCGTTACCTAGGTAAAGGTGTATTAAAAGCTGTTGCAGCGGTAAATAATGAAATCGCCAGCGCCTTAACTGGTAAAAGTGCTTTAGCACAAAACGAAATCGATCAACTGATGATTGACCTTGATGGTACTGAAAACAAAGAGACATTTGGCGCCAACGCTATTCTAGCTGTATCACTTGCTGTTGCCAAAGCAGCTGCGGTAGATAAAGGTGTTGAGCTTTATGAACACATTGCCGATTTAAATGGCACTCCTGGCGTTTACAGTTTACCTGTACCTATGATGAACATCATCAATGGTGGTGAACATGCTGATAATAACGTTGATATTCAAGAGTTTATGATTCAACCTGTTGGCGCTGCTAACTTTAGCGAAGCTTTACGAATGGGTGCTGAAGTATTCCATGCCCTTAAAAAAGTTCTATCAAGCAAAGGCTTAAACACAGCTGTTGGTGATGAAGGTGGTTTTGCTCCTGATTTAGCATCAAATGCTGATGCTTTAGCTGTTATTAAAGAAGCTGTTGCCGCAGCAGGTTATGTGTTAGATAAAGACATTACTTTAGCAATGGACTGTGCCGCTTCTGAATTTTATGATGCAGATAACAATATCTATGACCTTAAAGGTGAAGGTAAGCAATTTACATCAAATCAATTTTCTGATTTCTTAGCCGAACTTTGTAAAGAATACCCAATTGTATCTATTGAAGATGGTTTAGATGAATCTGATTGGGATGGTTTTAAATACCAAACCGACCTAATTGGTGACAAAGTACAGATCGTTGGCGATGACTTATTTGTAACTAACACTAAAATTCTTAAACGCGGTATCGATAACGGTATTGCTAACTCAATTTTAATTAAATTTAACCAAATTGGTTCATTAACTGAAACGTTGAACGCTATCAAAATGGCTAAAGAAGCTGGTTATACTGCGGTTATTTCTCACCGTAGTGGTGAAACTGAAGACGCAACTATTGCCGATTTAGCGGTAGGTACAGCAGCTGGTCAAATTAAAACTGGTTCTTTATGTCGTTCAGATCGAGTTTCTAAATATAACCAACTTCTTCGTATCGAAGAATTCTTGGGCGATAAAGCGATTTATAACGGTCGTAGCGAAATTAAAGGCCAATAA
- the ftsB gene encoding cell division protein FtsB, translating to MRLITALLLLFLVLLQYRLWFGKNSVPDYLELKESVARQVDLNNQLKQRNKLIYADIDDLKNGLQAVEERARNELGMIKDGETFFRIIPTEN from the coding sequence ATGCGGTTAATCACAGCACTGTTGCTACTTTTTTTAGTATTACTCCAATACCGTCTTTGGTTTGGAAAAAACAGCGTGCCAGATTATCTCGAACTGAAAGAAAGTGTCGCTCGCCAAGTCGATCTAAATAATCAACTTAAGCAAAGAAATAAGCTGATTTATGCAGATATTGATGATCTTAAAAATGGCTTACAAGCTGTTGAAGAAAGAGCTCGTAATGAGCTTGGTATGATTAAAGATGGCGAAACTTTTTTCCGCATTATTCCTACAGAGAATTAA
- the ispD gene encoding 2-C-methyl-D-erythritol 4-phosphate cytidylyltransferase, which yields MNDQQTLDSFCVVLPAAGIGKRMSQTVPKQYLKINGKCIIEHTIERLLSHPQIGQVIVTLAEHDSIFSTLVISDNSNVIAVLGGKERSDSVLAGLKAVPEQTWILVHDAARPCLTHEDIDALISFCLHNDSGAILATPVRDTMKRSQANQQIKQTEIRDNLWHAQTPQMFKHQQLTSSLERALAEGVEITDEASAMEFASIDSFIVNGREDNIKITRPSDLNLAAYILTQQKEEACV from the coding sequence TTGAATGATCAACAGACTCTAGACTCATTTTGTGTTGTATTACCTGCCGCAGGTATTGGTAAACGCATGAGTCAAACTGTTCCTAAGCAGTACCTAAAAATTAATGGCAAATGCATCATTGAACATACCATTGAACGGTTGTTATCTCACCCTCAAATTGGTCAAGTCATTGTTACACTTGCTGAACACGACAGTATATTTTCAACATTAGTAATATCAGACAACTCTAATGTTATTGCGGTACTTGGTGGTAAAGAAAGAAGTGATTCAGTGTTAGCTGGCCTTAAAGCGGTGCCTGAACAAACGTGGATTTTAGTACATGACGCCGCGAGGCCTTGTTTAACCCATGAAGATATTGATGCATTAATTAGTTTTTGTTTGCACAATGATAGTGGAGCCATATTGGCAACCCCAGTTAGAGATACGATGAAACGTAGCCAAGCCAATCAGCAAATTAAACAGACAGAAATTCGTGACAACCTATGGCATGCCCAAACACCACAAATGTTTAAACATCAGCAATTAACCAGTTCTTTAGAGCGTGCTCTTGCCGAGGGTGTGGAAATTACCGATGAAGCATCGGCGATGGAATTTGCTAGTATTGACAGCTTTATCGTAAATGGACGAGAAGATAATATTAAAATAACTCGTCCTTCAGATCTTAATTTAGCGGCATATATTTTAACTCAGCAAAAGGAAGAAGCATGCGTATAG
- the ispF gene encoding 2-C-methyl-D-erythritol 2,4-cyclodiphosphate synthase, with translation MRIGHGFDVHKFGGAGPIVLAGVNIDFEHGFIAHSDGDVAIHALCDAILGALALGDIGNHFPDTEAEYENISSRILLRHVVSLMLERNHEIGNVDITIIAQAPKMAPHLLAMREILSADLQTEIDNVNVKATTTEKLGFEGRKEGISVHSIVLLKPIVAKASSNG, from the coding sequence ATGCGTATAGGCCATGGTTTTGATGTTCATAAATTTGGCGGCGCAGGCCCAATTGTTTTGGCCGGTGTTAATATTGATTTTGAACATGGTTTTATTGCACATTCAGACGGAGATGTGGCTATACATGCATTATGCGATGCCATCCTAGGCGCATTGGCACTTGGCGATATAGGCAATCATTTTCCTGATACCGAAGCCGAATATGAAAATATTTCTAGCCGAATTCTATTGCGTCACGTTGTTTCTTTAATGCTTGAGCGCAATCATGAAATTGGTAACGTTGATATTACCATCATTGCACAGGCTCCCAAAATGGCACCACATTTATTAGCAATGAGAGAAATTCTTAGTGCTGATTTACAAACTGAAATTGACAACGTTAATGTGAAAGCAACAACCACTGAAAAATTAGGTTTTGAAGGTCGTAAAGAAGGTATTTCAGTACACTCTATTGTGTTACTGAAACCAATCGTTGCAAAGGCTTCTAGTAATGGATAA